From a single Pongo pygmaeus isolate AG05252 chromosome 12, NHGRI_mPonPyg2-v2.0_pri, whole genome shotgun sequence genomic region:
- the TSPYL6 gene encoding testis-specific Y-encoded-like protein 6 produces MSLPESPHSPATLDHAPEDPHQGQRSREKSKATQVMADMFDGRLEPVVFPPPRLPEEGVAPQDPADSGHTFHILVDAGRSHGAIKAGQEVTPPPAEGLEAASDSLTTDCSLKNGFPGEETRGLGGEKALETCGAGRSESEVIAEGKAEDVKPEECAMLSAPVDEKPRGEEMDVAEENRAIDEVNRGAGPGSLNVGLHLNPLESIQLELDSVNAEADRALLQVERRFGQIHEYYLEQRNDIICNIPGFWVTAFRHHPQLSAMIRGQDAEMLSYLTNLEVKELRHPRTGCKFKFFFQRNPYFRNKLIVKVYEVRSFGQVVSFSTLIMWRRGHGPQSFIHRNRHVICSFFTWFSDHSLPESDRIAQIIKEDLWSNPLQYYLLGEDAHRARRHPIREPVEIPRPFGFQSG; encoded by the coding sequence ATGAGCCTCCCGGAGAGTCCTCACAGCCCCGCTACTCTCGACCATGCCCCGGAAGACCCGCACCAGGGCCAGAGGTCCCGAGAAAAGAGCAAGGCGACACAGGTAATGGCAGATATGTTTGATGGCCGCTTGGAGCCAGTCGTGTTCCCACCGCCTCGGCTTCCAGAGGAGGGGGTCGCGCCCCAGGATCCCGCAGATAGTGGCCATACTTTCCACATCTTGGTCGATGCGGGTCGCAGTCATGGAGCCATCAAAGCGGGGCAGGAAGTGACTCCACCACCCGCGGAGGGCTTAGAAGCAGCCTCTGACTCGCTGAcaactgactgcagcctcaaaaatGGCTTTCCGGGTGAAGAGACGCGCGGCCTAGGTGGGGAGAAGGCCCTAGAAACCTGTGGTGCAGGGAGGTCGGAGTCTGAAGTGATTGCAGAGGGGAAGGCCGAGGACGTGAAGCCTGAGGAGTGTGCCATGCTCTCAGCCCCAGTGGATGAGAAGCCAAGAGGGGAAGAAATGGACGTGGCGGAAGAAAACAGAGCAATAGATGAGGTAAACAGGGGGGCAGGGCCTGGGTCCCTGAACGTGGGTCTCCACCTGAACCCCCTGGAGTCCATCCAGCTGGAACTGGACTCCGTGAATGCAGAGGCTGACAGGGCCCTCCTGCAGGTGGAGCGCAGGTTTGGGCAGATTCATGAATACTACCTGGAGCAGAGGAATGACATTATTTGCAATATCCCGGGCTTCTGGGTCACTGCTTTCCGCCACCACCCGCAGCTGTCTGCCATGATTAGAGGCCAAGATGCCGAGATGTTAAGCTACTTAACCAATTTGGAAGTGAAGGAGCTCAGACACCCTAGGACAGGCTGCAAGTTTAAGTTCTTCTTTCAAAGAAACCCTTACTTCAGAAACAAGCTGATTGTAAAGGTATATGAGGTCAGATCCTTCGGCCAAGTGGTGTCTTTTTCCACTCTAATCATGTGGCGCCGGGGCCATGGACCCCAGTCCTTCATTCATAGGAACCGACATGTCatctgcagcttcttcacctgGTTTTCAGACCACAGCCTTCCGGAGTCCGACAGGATTGCTCAGATTATTAAAGAGGACCTCTGGTCAAATCCACTGCAGTACTACCTGTTGGGTGAAGACGCCCATAGAGCTAGACGTCACCCGATAAGGGAGCCAGTGGAGATCCCCAGGCCCTTTGGGTTCCAGTCTGGTTAA